The following proteins come from a genomic window of Panthera leo isolate Ple1 chromosome E2, P.leo_Ple1_pat1.1, whole genome shotgun sequence:
- the ZC3H4 gene encoding zinc finger CCCH domain-containing protein 4 isoform X5 — protein sequence MIFREDGELEEGELEDDGAEETQDTSGGPERSRKEKGEKHHSDSDEEKSHRRLKRKRKKEREKEKRRSKKRRKSKHKRHASSSDDFSDFSDDSDFSPSEKGHRKYREYSPPYAPSHQQYPPSHTTSLPKKAYSKMDSKGYGMYEDYENEQYGEYEGDEEEDMGKEDYDDFTKELNQYRRAKEGSGRGRGSRGRGRGYRGRGSRGGSRGRGMGRGSRGRGRGSVGDHPEDEEDFYEEEMEYGESEEPMGDEDYDEYSKELSQYRRSKDGRGRGLNRGRGRGSRGRGKGMGRGRGRGGSRGGMSKGGMNDDEDFYDEDMGDGGGSYRRSDHDKPHQQSDKKGKVICKYFVEGRCTWGDHCNFSHDIELPKKRELCKFYITGFCARAENCPYMHGDFPCKLYHTTGNCINGDDCMFSHDPLTEETRELLDKMLADDAEAGAEDEKEVEELKKQGINPLPKPPPGVGLLPTPPRPPGPPAPTSPNGRPMQGGPPPPPPPPPPPPGPPQMPMPVHEPLSPQQLQQQQDMYNKKIPSLFEIVVRPTGQLAEKLGVRFPGPGGPPGPMGPGPNMGPPGPMGGPMHPDMHPDMHPDMHPDMHPDMHPDMPMGPGMNPGPPMGPGGPPMMPYGPGDSPHSGMMPPIPPSQNFYENFYQQQEGMETEPGLIGDAEDYGHYEELPGEPGEHLFPEHPLEPDSFSEGGPPGRPKPGAGVPDFLPSAQRALYLRIQQKQQEEEERARRLAESSKQDRENEEGDTGNWYSSDEDEGGSSVTSILKTLRQQTSSRPQASVGDLSNSGLGDPRLQKGHPTGGRLADPRLSRDPRLTRHAEASSGSGPGDVGPSDPRLARSLPNPKPEGGLHSSPAGPSGSKGSGPPPAEEEEGERALREKAMTIPLDPLPGPPLRDPRSQLQQFSHIKKDVTLSKPSFARTVLWNPEDLIPLPIPKQDAVPPVPAALQSMPTLDPRLHRGAATGPPNPRQRLGTSTDPGASGSNLPDFELLSRILKTVNATGPSAAPGSSDKPSDPRVRKAPTDPRLQKPADSAASSRAAKPGPAEAPSPAASPSGESSPPATAPYDPRVLAAGGLGQGSGSGQSSVLSGISLYDPRTPNAGGKTAEPAADAGTQPKGPEGNGKSSAAKAKEPPFVRKSALEQPESGKPGADGGTATATDRYNSYNRPRPKASAAPTATPGAPPPEGAPPQPGVHNLPVPTLFGTVKQTPKTGSGSPFAGNSPAREGEQDAGSLKDVFKGFDPTASPFCQ from the exons ATGATCTTCAG GGAAGATGGTGAGTTGGAAGAAGGTGAACTGGAGGATGATGGGGCCGAGGAGACCCAGGACACCTCCGGAGGGCCCGAGAGGAGCCggaaggaaaagggggagaagCACCATAGCGATTCGGACGAGGAGAAGTCTCACCGGAGACTGAAGCGGAAgcggaagaaagagagggagaaggagaagaggaggtcgaagaagaggaggaaatccAAGCACAAA CGCCACGCTTCTTCCAGTGATGACTTCTCGGACTTTTCAGATGACTCGGATTTCAGCCCCAGCGAGAAGGGGCACCGCAAGTACAGAGAGTACAGCCCCCCGTATGCACCG TCCCACCAGCAGTACCCCCCGTCGCACACCACGTCCCTGCCCAAGAAGGCCTACTCCAAGATGGACAGCAAAGGCTACGGCATGTACGAAGACTACGAGAACGAGCAGTACGGGGAGTACGAGGGCGACGAGGAGGAGGATATGGGCAAGGAGGACTATGATGACTTCACCAAAGAGCTGAACCAGTACCGGCGCGCGAAGGAGGGCAGCGGCCGGGGCCGAG GCAGCCGAGGCCGTGGCAGGGGCTACCGGGGCCGAGGCAGCCGCGGAGGATCTCGAGGCCGAGGCATGGGCAGGGGCAGCCGTGGAAGGGGCAGGGGCTCCGTGGGAGACCACCCGGAGGACGAAGAAGACTTCTACGAGGAAGAGATGGAA TATGGAGAAAGTGAGGAGCCGATGGGAGATGAGGACTATGACGAGTACTCCAAGGAACTGAGCCAGTACCGCCGGTCCAAAGATGGCCGAGGACGAG GGTTAAATCGAGGCCGTGGCCGGGGTTCCCGAGGTCGAGGGAAAGGGATGGGCCGGGGTCGCGGCCGAGGTGGCAGCCGAGGAGGGATGAGCAAGGGCGGAATGAATGACGACGAAGACTTCTATGACGAGGACATGGGC GACGGTGGCGGGAGCTACCGGAGGAGCGACCACGACAAGCCCCACCAGCAGTCCGACAAGAAGGGCaaagtcatctgcaaatacttCGTGGAGGGGCGCTGTACGTGG GGAGACCACTGTAATTTTAGCCACGACATCGAGCTACCAAAGAAGCGCGAGCTGTGCAAATTTTACATCACCGGCTTTTGTGCCAGAGCCGAGAACTGCCCCTACATGCACG GTGATTTCCCATGTAAGTTGTACCACACGACGGGGAACTGCATCAACGGGGACGACTGCATGTTCTCCCACGACCCCCTGACCGAGGAGACGAGAGAGCTCTTGGATAAG ATGTTGGCTGATGACGCAGAGGCGGGCGCTGAGGACGAGAAGGAAGTGGAGGAACTGAAGAAGCAGGGCATCAACCCCCTGCCCAAACCGCCCCCTGGTGTGGgcctcctgcccacccctcctcggccccccggccccccggccccgaCCTCTCCCAACGGCAGGCCCATGCAGggcggccccccgcccccgcccccgcctccccctccgcCTCCCGGGCCCCCCCAGATGCCCATGCCCGTGCACGAGCCGCTGTCCCCacagcagctgcagcagcagcaggacaTGTACAACAAGAAGATCCCCTCCTTGTTTGAGATCGTGGTGCGGCCCACAGGACAGTTGGCTGAGAAGCTGGGTGTGAG GTTCCCTGGACCCGGAGGACCCCCGGGGCCAATGGGCCCCGGGCCCAACATGGGCCCCCCGGGGCCAATGGGGGGCCCAATGCATCCCGACATGCATCCCGACATGCACCCGGACATGCACCCTGATATGCACCCCGACATGCACCCCGACATGCCGATGGGTCCTGGCATGAACCCTGGCCCGCCAATGGGCCCCGGTGGCCCCCCAATGATGCCCTATGGTCCTGGAGACTCCCCACACTCTGGAATGATGCCCCCCATCCCGCCATCTCAGAACTTCTATGAGAACTTTTACCAGCAGCAGGAGGGCATGGAGACGGAGCCCGGACTCATCGGGGACGCAG AGGACTACGGGCACTACGAAGAGCTGCCGGGGGAGCCTGGGGAGCACCTCTTCCCCGAGCACCCTCTGGAGCCCGACAGCTTCTCTGAGGGAGGGCCCCCAGGCCGGCCGAAGCCGGGCGCCGGTGTCCCCGACTTCCTGCCCTCAGCCCAGAGGGCCCTGTACCTGAGGATccagcagaagcagcaggaggaggaggagagagcgaGGAGGCTGGCTGAGAGCAGCAAGCAGGACCGGGAGAATGAGGAAG GTGACACCGGAAACTGGTACTCAAGTGATGAGGATGAGGGCGGGAGCAGCGTCACCTCCATTCTTAAGACCCTGAGACAGCAGACGTCCAGCAGACCCCAGGCTTCCGTCGGGGACCTGAGCAACAGCGGGCTGGGGGATCCCCGCCTCCAGAAAGGACACCCCACGGGAGGCCGGCTGGCCGACCCTCGCCTCAGCCGGGACCCCAGACTCACCCGCCATGCCGAGGCTTCCAGCGGGTCTGGCCCAGGAGACGTGGGGCCCTCCGACCCTCGGCTGGCTCGCTCCCTGCCCAACCCAAAGCCCGAAGGCGGCCTTCATTCCAGCCCTGCAGGCCCCAGCGGCTCCAAAGGGTCTGGACCACCCCCcgcagaagaggaggaaggggagcgGGCCCTGCGGGAGAAGGCCATGACCATTCCCCTGGACCCTCTCCCCGGGCCCCCGTTGCGGGACCCACGGTCACAGCTGCAGCAGTTCAGCCACATCAAGAAGGACGTGACCCTGAGCAAGCCGAGCTTCGCCCGCACTGTGCTCTGGAATCCTGAGGACCTGATCCCCCTGCCCATCCCCAAGCAGGACGCGGTGCCCCCCGTCCCCGCAGCCCTGCAGTCCATGCCCACCCTGGATCCCAGGCTGCACCGTGGCGCCGCCACGGGACCTCCCAACCCCCGACAGCGCCTGGGCACCTCCACAGACCCCGGCGCGTCCGGCTCCAACCTGCCCGACTTCGAGCTCCTCTCTCGCATCCTTAAGACTGTTAATGCCACCGGCCCCTCGGCGGCCCCTGGCTCCAGCGACAAGCCCAGTGACCCCCGGGTGCGGAAGGCACCTACCGACCCTCGGCTCCAGAAACCAGCGGACTCTGCTGCCTCCTCCCGGGCTGCCAAGCCCGGCCCCGCCGAAGCACCCTCTCCAGCCGCCAGCCCCAGCGGGGAGTCCTCCCCACCAGCCACCGCCCCCTATGACCCCCGAGTGCTGGCTGCCGGCGGGCTGGGCCAGGGCAGCGGGAGTGGGCAGAGCAGCGTGCTGAGTGGCATCAGCCTCTACGACCCCAGGACTCCCAACGCAGGTGGCAAAACTGCGGAGCCAGCCGCCGACGCGGGCACCCAGCCCAAAGGCCCTGAGGGCAATGGCAAGAGCTCGGCCGCCAAGGCCAAGGAGCCCCCGTTCGTCCGCAAGTCCGCCCTGGAACAGCCTGAGTCCGGGAAGCCCGGTGCAGACGGGGGCACTGCCACAGCCACAGACCGATACAACAGTTACAACCGCCCCCGGCCCAAGGCCTCCGCGGCCCCCACCGCCACACCGGGTGCCCCGCCACCAGAGGGCGCCCCGCCCCAGCCTGGCGTGCACAACCTGCCCGTGCCCACCCTCTTTGGGACTGTGAAACAGACGCCCAAGACGGGCTCTGGAAGCCCATTTGCTGGCAACAGCCCAGCCCGCGAGGGCGAGCAGGACGCGGGGTCCCTGAAAGATGTTTTTAAAGGCTTTGACCCCACTGCCTCCCCCTTTTGCCAGTAG
- the ZC3H4 gene encoding zinc finger CCCH domain-containing protein 4 isoform X4, with product MPPTFRDTSAAVWEDGELEEGELEDDGAEETQDTSGGPERSRKEKGEKHHSDSDEEKSHRRLKRKRKKEREKEKRRSKKRRKSKHKRHASSSDDFSDFSDDSDFSPSEKGHRKYREYSPPYAPSHQQYPPSHTTSLPKKAYSKMDSKGYGMYEDYENEQYGEYEGDEEEDMGKEDYDDFTKELNQYRRAKEGSGRGRGSRGRGRGYRGRGSRGGSRGRGMGRGSRGRGRGSVGDHPEDEEDFYEEEMEYGESEEPMGDEDYDEYSKELSQYRRSKDGRGRGLNRGRGRGSRGRGKGMGRGRGRGGSRGGMSKGGMNDDEDFYDEDMGDGGGSYRRSDHDKPHQQSDKKGKVICKYFVEGRCTWGDHCNFSHDIELPKKRELCKFYITGFCARAENCPYMHGDFPCKLYHTTGNCINGDDCMFSHDPLTEETRELLDKMLADDAEAGAEDEKEVEELKKQGINPLPKPPPGVGLLPTPPRPPGPPAPTSPNGRPMQGGPPPPPPPPPPPPGPPQMPMPVHEPLSPQQLQQQQDMYNKKIPSLFEIVVRPTGQLAEKLGVRFPGPGGPPGPMGPGPNMGPPGPMGGPMHPDMHPDMHPDMHPDMHPDMHPDMPMGPGMNPGPPMGPGGPPMMPYGPGDSPHSGMMPPIPPSQNFYENFYQQQEGMETEPGLIGDAEDYGHYEELPGEPGEHLFPEHPLEPDSFSEGGPPGRPKPGAGVPDFLPSAQRALYLRIQQKQQEEEERARRLAESSKQDRENEEGDTGNWYSSDEDEGGSSVTSILKTLRQQTSSRPQASVGDLSNSGLGDPRLQKGHPTGGRLADPRLSRDPRLTRHAEASSGSGPGDVGPSDPRLARSLPNPKPEGGLHSSPAGPSGSKGSGPPPAEEEEGERALREKAMTIPLDPLPGPPLRDPRSQLQQFSHIKKDVTLSKPSFARTVLWNPEDLIPLPIPKQDAVPPVPAALQSMPTLDPRLHRGAATGPPNPRQRLGTSTDPGASGSNLPDFELLSRILKTVNATGPSAAPGSSDKPSDPRVRKAPTDPRLQKPADSAASSRAAKPGPAEAPSPAASPSGESSPPATAPYDPRVLAAGGLGQGSGSGQSSVLSGISLYDPRTPNAGGKTAEPAADAGTQPKGPEGNGKSSAAKAKEPPFVRKSALEQPESGKPGADGGTATATDRYNSYNRPRPKASAAPTATPGAPPPEGAPPQPGVHNLPVPTLFGTVKQTPKTGSGSPFAGNSPAREGEQDAGSLKDVFKGFDPTASPFCQ from the exons atgccaCCCACATTCAGAGACACAAGTGCAGCAGTTtg GGAAGATGGTGAGTTGGAAGAAGGTGAACTGGAGGATGATGGGGCCGAGGAGACCCAGGACACCTCCGGAGGGCCCGAGAGGAGCCggaaggaaaagggggagaagCACCATAGCGATTCGGACGAGGAGAAGTCTCACCGGAGACTGAAGCGGAAgcggaagaaagagagggagaaggagaagaggaggtcgaagaagaggaggaaatccAAGCACAAA CGCCACGCTTCTTCCAGTGATGACTTCTCGGACTTTTCAGATGACTCGGATTTCAGCCCCAGCGAGAAGGGGCACCGCAAGTACAGAGAGTACAGCCCCCCGTATGCACCG TCCCACCAGCAGTACCCCCCGTCGCACACCACGTCCCTGCCCAAGAAGGCCTACTCCAAGATGGACAGCAAAGGCTACGGCATGTACGAAGACTACGAGAACGAGCAGTACGGGGAGTACGAGGGCGACGAGGAGGAGGATATGGGCAAGGAGGACTATGATGACTTCACCAAAGAGCTGAACCAGTACCGGCGCGCGAAGGAGGGCAGCGGCCGGGGCCGAG GCAGCCGAGGCCGTGGCAGGGGCTACCGGGGCCGAGGCAGCCGCGGAGGATCTCGAGGCCGAGGCATGGGCAGGGGCAGCCGTGGAAGGGGCAGGGGCTCCGTGGGAGACCACCCGGAGGACGAAGAAGACTTCTACGAGGAAGAGATGGAA TATGGAGAAAGTGAGGAGCCGATGGGAGATGAGGACTATGACGAGTACTCCAAGGAACTGAGCCAGTACCGCCGGTCCAAAGATGGCCGAGGACGAG GGTTAAATCGAGGCCGTGGCCGGGGTTCCCGAGGTCGAGGGAAAGGGATGGGCCGGGGTCGCGGCCGAGGTGGCAGCCGAGGAGGGATGAGCAAGGGCGGAATGAATGACGACGAAGACTTCTATGACGAGGACATGGGC GACGGTGGCGGGAGCTACCGGAGGAGCGACCACGACAAGCCCCACCAGCAGTCCGACAAGAAGGGCaaagtcatctgcaaatacttCGTGGAGGGGCGCTGTACGTGG GGAGACCACTGTAATTTTAGCCACGACATCGAGCTACCAAAGAAGCGCGAGCTGTGCAAATTTTACATCACCGGCTTTTGTGCCAGAGCCGAGAACTGCCCCTACATGCACG GTGATTTCCCATGTAAGTTGTACCACACGACGGGGAACTGCATCAACGGGGACGACTGCATGTTCTCCCACGACCCCCTGACCGAGGAGACGAGAGAGCTCTTGGATAAG ATGTTGGCTGATGACGCAGAGGCGGGCGCTGAGGACGAGAAGGAAGTGGAGGAACTGAAGAAGCAGGGCATCAACCCCCTGCCCAAACCGCCCCCTGGTGTGGgcctcctgcccacccctcctcggccccccggccccccggccccgaCCTCTCCCAACGGCAGGCCCATGCAGggcggccccccgcccccgcccccgcctccccctccgcCTCCCGGGCCCCCCCAGATGCCCATGCCCGTGCACGAGCCGCTGTCCCCacagcagctgcagcagcagcaggacaTGTACAACAAGAAGATCCCCTCCTTGTTTGAGATCGTGGTGCGGCCCACAGGACAGTTGGCTGAGAAGCTGGGTGTGAG GTTCCCTGGACCCGGAGGACCCCCGGGGCCAATGGGCCCCGGGCCCAACATGGGCCCCCCGGGGCCAATGGGGGGCCCAATGCATCCCGACATGCATCCCGACATGCACCCGGACATGCACCCTGATATGCACCCCGACATGCACCCCGACATGCCGATGGGTCCTGGCATGAACCCTGGCCCGCCAATGGGCCCCGGTGGCCCCCCAATGATGCCCTATGGTCCTGGAGACTCCCCACACTCTGGAATGATGCCCCCCATCCCGCCATCTCAGAACTTCTATGAGAACTTTTACCAGCAGCAGGAGGGCATGGAGACGGAGCCCGGACTCATCGGGGACGCAG AGGACTACGGGCACTACGAAGAGCTGCCGGGGGAGCCTGGGGAGCACCTCTTCCCCGAGCACCCTCTGGAGCCCGACAGCTTCTCTGAGGGAGGGCCCCCAGGCCGGCCGAAGCCGGGCGCCGGTGTCCCCGACTTCCTGCCCTCAGCCCAGAGGGCCCTGTACCTGAGGATccagcagaagcagcaggaggaggaggagagagcgaGGAGGCTGGCTGAGAGCAGCAAGCAGGACCGGGAGAATGAGGAAG GTGACACCGGAAACTGGTACTCAAGTGATGAGGATGAGGGCGGGAGCAGCGTCACCTCCATTCTTAAGACCCTGAGACAGCAGACGTCCAGCAGACCCCAGGCTTCCGTCGGGGACCTGAGCAACAGCGGGCTGGGGGATCCCCGCCTCCAGAAAGGACACCCCACGGGAGGCCGGCTGGCCGACCCTCGCCTCAGCCGGGACCCCAGACTCACCCGCCATGCCGAGGCTTCCAGCGGGTCTGGCCCAGGAGACGTGGGGCCCTCCGACCCTCGGCTGGCTCGCTCCCTGCCCAACCCAAAGCCCGAAGGCGGCCTTCATTCCAGCCCTGCAGGCCCCAGCGGCTCCAAAGGGTCTGGACCACCCCCcgcagaagaggaggaaggggagcgGGCCCTGCGGGAGAAGGCCATGACCATTCCCCTGGACCCTCTCCCCGGGCCCCCGTTGCGGGACCCACGGTCACAGCTGCAGCAGTTCAGCCACATCAAGAAGGACGTGACCCTGAGCAAGCCGAGCTTCGCCCGCACTGTGCTCTGGAATCCTGAGGACCTGATCCCCCTGCCCATCCCCAAGCAGGACGCGGTGCCCCCCGTCCCCGCAGCCCTGCAGTCCATGCCCACCCTGGATCCCAGGCTGCACCGTGGCGCCGCCACGGGACCTCCCAACCCCCGACAGCGCCTGGGCACCTCCACAGACCCCGGCGCGTCCGGCTCCAACCTGCCCGACTTCGAGCTCCTCTCTCGCATCCTTAAGACTGTTAATGCCACCGGCCCCTCGGCGGCCCCTGGCTCCAGCGACAAGCCCAGTGACCCCCGGGTGCGGAAGGCACCTACCGACCCTCGGCTCCAGAAACCAGCGGACTCTGCTGCCTCCTCCCGGGCTGCCAAGCCCGGCCCCGCCGAAGCACCCTCTCCAGCCGCCAGCCCCAGCGGGGAGTCCTCCCCACCAGCCACCGCCCCCTATGACCCCCGAGTGCTGGCTGCCGGCGGGCTGGGCCAGGGCAGCGGGAGTGGGCAGAGCAGCGTGCTGAGTGGCATCAGCCTCTACGACCCCAGGACTCCCAACGCAGGTGGCAAAACTGCGGAGCCAGCCGCCGACGCGGGCACCCAGCCCAAAGGCCCTGAGGGCAATGGCAAGAGCTCGGCCGCCAAGGCCAAGGAGCCCCCGTTCGTCCGCAAGTCCGCCCTGGAACAGCCTGAGTCCGGGAAGCCCGGTGCAGACGGGGGCACTGCCACAGCCACAGACCGATACAACAGTTACAACCGCCCCCGGCCCAAGGCCTCCGCGGCCCCCACCGCCACACCGGGTGCCCCGCCACCAGAGGGCGCCCCGCCCCAGCCTGGCGTGCACAACCTGCCCGTGCCCACCCTCTTTGGGACTGTGAAACAGACGCCCAAGACGGGCTCTGGAAGCCCATTTGCTGGCAACAGCCCAGCCCGCGAGGGCGAGCAGGACGCGGGGTCCCTGAAAGATGTTTTTAAAGGCTTTGACCCCACTGCCTCCCCCTTTTGCCAGTAG